One Lysinibacillus sp. OF-1 DNA segment encodes these proteins:
- a CDS encoding diguanylate cyclase domain-containing protein, with amino-acid sequence MRTTMTKNRAILVYGTILILLLQIPAYFLLRQDVEGLLLYMFLMLLLVLTLWRGTVFGLISSLVFIFITGSTLLYTGISGSMTFLNSTFSMQIFFIYGIILLLLILCAGKMHELMKEQENYLKKLQEDVRKYVAIDVETGFDNEARMYISVNEEMRRADRHKHTFVFMVLKIENYRKFQQLYGAKEVQHLWQQLSQRIQQTVRQTDKKFRFREDHIGLLLIDTTDEHMEVIYDKLDQALKNHQLLNEKWVTLRYKTSFFTYHPLKESTFDELLEELEREMKTSAL; translated from the coding sequence ATGCGTACAACAATGACTAAAAATAGAGCGATTTTGGTATATGGGACCATTCTTATTTTACTCTTGCAAATACCTGCTTATTTTTTATTGCGACAGGATGTTGAAGGCTTATTACTATACATGTTTTTAATGCTCTTACTTGTTCTCACCCTTTGGAGAGGGACGGTATTTGGGCTTATCAGTAGCCTTGTCTTTATTTTTATTACAGGATCAACACTTCTCTATACAGGAATATCTGGATCCATGACATTTTTAAATTCTACCTTCTCTATGCAGATATTTTTCATATATGGCATCATATTGCTGCTACTCATTCTTTGTGCTGGTAAGATGCATGAATTAATGAAAGAACAGGAAAACTATTTAAAAAAGTTGCAAGAAGATGTTAGAAAATATGTAGCGATTGATGTTGAAACTGGATTTGATAATGAGGCACGTATGTATATTAGTGTCAATGAGGAAATGCGACGAGCGGATCGACATAAGCATACCTTTGTTTTTATGGTGTTGAAGATTGAAAATTATCGCAAGTTCCAACAACTTTATGGAGCGAAAGAAGTCCAACATTTATGGCAACAGCTCTCTCAAAGGATTCAACAAACTGTTAGGCAGACAGATAAAAAATTTCGATTTCGTGAAGACCATATCGGCTTACTGCTAATTGATACGACGGATGAGCATATGGAAGTTATTTATGACAAATTGGACCAGGCTTTAAAAAATCACCAATTGTTAAATGAAAAATGGGTGACGCTCCGTTATAAAACAAGCTTTTTTACCTATCATCCACTGAAGGAATCAACATTTGATGAATTATTAGAAGAACTGGAAAGAGAGATGAAAACAAGTGCGCTCTAA
- a CDS encoding hydrolase translates to MFTVEKACLVVVDVQGKLATIVDDSEAMIDNVAKLVQAMQALEVPILWLEQNPSRLGGTALDIAQHLQGQPIAKMAFSACQEEAFVEAMKESGRSQFIVTGIETHICVYQTARQLKEQGFEVEVVVDAVSSRTKANKEIGLTKMNALGIYPTSTEMILYELLQRADHEHFKTILQLVK, encoded by the coding sequence ATGTTTACAGTAGAGAAAGCTTGTTTAGTGGTTGTGGACGTACAAGGAAAGTTAGCGACAATTGTGGATGACAGTGAAGCGATGATTGACAATGTAGCAAAGTTGGTACAAGCCATGCAAGCACTTGAAGTACCTATTTTATGGCTCGAACAAAATCCAAGTCGTTTAGGTGGAACAGCACTGGATATAGCCCAGCATTTACAAGGGCAACCCATTGCTAAAATGGCTTTTAGTGCTTGCCAGGAAGAGGCATTTGTGGAGGCGATGAAGGAAAGCGGACGTTCACAATTTATTGTCACGGGTATCGAAACACATATATGTGTGTACCAAACGGCGAGACAATTGAAGGAACAAGGATTTGAAGTGGAAGTTGTGGTAGATGCTGTGTCTTCTCGAACAAAGGCAAATAAAGAAATCGGGCTAACTAAGATGAATGCACTTGGTATTTATCCAACGAGCACAGAGATGATTTTATACGAGCTGTTACAACGTGCAGACCATGAACATTTTAAAACAATTTTACAGTTAGTGAAGTAA
- a CDS encoding Fur family transcriptional regulator encodes MNVSRAWEILKENGYKKTDKRELLLDMFAATDKYLTARDLLDVLKKDFPGMSFDTIYRNLATFVKLGILEETELSGERNFRMHCESAHHHHHFICMDCGNVKELNLCPMEMLGEKLPDYEIENHKFEIYGKCPDCKHETLSN; translated from the coding sequence ATGAATGTTTCAAGAGCGTGGGAAATATTAAAAGAAAATGGCTATAAAAAAACAGATAAACGGGAGTTACTATTAGATATGTTTGCTGCAACAGATAAATATCTGACGGCCCGCGATTTATTGGACGTTTTAAAAAAGGATTTTCCAGGAATGAGTTTTGATACTATTTATCGCAACCTTGCTACTTTTGTGAAGCTGGGGATTTTAGAAGAAACGGAGCTATCAGGAGAACGTAACTTCCGTATGCACTGTGAATCTGCCCATCATCACCATCATTTCATCTGTATGGACTGTGGCAACGTCAAAGAGCTGAATCTTTGCCCAATGGAAATGCTAGGAGAAAAATTGCCTGACTATGAAATTGAAAATCATAAGTTCGAAATATATGGCAAATGTCCAGATTGTAAGCATGAAACGCTGTCAAATTAA
- the serC gene encoding 3-phosphoserine/phosphohydroxythreonine transaminase, whose product MTQRAYNFNAGPSALPQEVLEKAQEQLVNFRDSGMSIMEMSHRSAIFDEVHNEAIALLKKLYAIPENYEVLFLQGGASLQFTMIPMNFLTTEQKASYVLSGSWSEKAFKEAKLFGTPVEAASTKENQYRNIPALADIQFNEDDAYVHITSNNTIYGTQWRNYPDTGNVPLIADMSSDILSKPVDIEKFGIIYAGAQKNLGPSGVTVVIIRKDLLEKANKNIPTMLKYTTHADSNSLYNTPPTFGIYMLGEVLKWVEAKGGVAAIEKHNELKAKVIYDAIDNSNGFYKGHAASDSRSLMNITFRVADEELEKQFLAEAKAAGFVGLNGHRSVGGCRASTYNAVPLEACEALRDFMVAFQQKHQ is encoded by the coding sequence TTGACACAACGTGCATACAATTTCAACGCAGGTCCATCTGCACTACCACAAGAAGTATTAGAAAAAGCTCAAGAGCAATTAGTAAACTTCCGTGATTCAGGTATGTCCATTATGGAAATGAGTCACCGTAGTGCTATTTTCGACGAAGTACATAACGAAGCCATTGCTTTATTAAAAAAACTTTATGCCATTCCAGAAAACTATGAGGTGCTATTTTTACAAGGTGGCGCAAGTCTTCAATTTACAATGATTCCTATGAACTTCTTAACAACTGAGCAAAAAGCTAGCTATGTATTATCAGGCTCATGGTCTGAAAAAGCTTTTAAGGAAGCGAAATTGTTTGGTACACCTGTTGAAGCTGCAAGCACAAAAGAAAACCAATACCGCAATATTCCTGCTTTAGCAGACATTCAATTCAATGAAGATGATGCCTATGTACACATCACATCAAATAATACGATCTACGGTACACAATGGAGAAATTATCCTGACACAGGAAATGTTCCATTAATTGCCGATATGTCTAGTGATATTCTGTCAAAACCAGTGGATATTGAAAAATTCGGAATCATCTATGCAGGCGCTCAAAAAAACCTTGGTCCATCAGGGGTAACGGTCGTCATTATTCGCAAAGATCTGCTTGAGAAAGCCAATAAAAATATCCCAACAATGCTGAAATACACAACACACGCTGATAGTAATTCACTGTATAATACACCACCGACATTTGGTATCTATATGCTAGGAGAGGTGTTAAAGTGGGTAGAAGCTAAAGGTGGCGTAGCTGCAATTGAAAAACACAATGAATTAAAGGCCAAAGTGATTTATGATGCCATTGACAATAGTAATGGCTTCTACAAAGGTCATGCGGCTTCAGATAGCCGTTCTTTAATGAACATTACATTCCGTGTTGCAGATGAGGAGCTTGAAAAGCAATTCCTTGCAGAGGCGAAGGCAGCAGGCTTTGTAGGGCTAAACGGGCATCGATCTGTAGGTGGCTGTCGTGCTTCCACTTACAATGCAGTGCCTCTTGAGGCTTGTGAGGCTTTACGAGATTTCATGGTAGCGTTCCAACAAAAACATCAATAG
- a CDS encoding glycosyl hydrolase family 8, which translates to MRKNNKWLLFIGSVVLFLISCTVKEVTVQKEPLSPTEQFVIQDLLNDKGLLSTDLTNQKDLFLSESVGLWLAYLLEKDDQARFNDQVNVMKSYFLTNDMIVWRIEGSKKATVNALIDDLRIIRVLLEAGEKWHDSSYIQLGKNMGDQLVQYGMNQNLFVDYVDVYTHDKAQTLTISYIMPSAFKEMEKYDVLSQQQVQHQLAILQNAPLTEAGFFPKYYDIPSKSYVFDEELHMIDQLYTAYHLASMNGDTAAFKNWLLNLLKRDDKLYGRYNAQTNESTVSYESPAVYAMAARYMIALNEQQLAQQFIEKMSALKDPTTGYVDKKTQSTHSFDNLLPLLAEREVENAYNND; encoded by the coding sequence ATGCGTAAAAATAATAAATGGTTGCTGTTTATAGGTAGTGTTGTTCTTTTTTTGATTAGTTGTACGGTGAAAGAAGTGACTGTTCAAAAAGAACCTCTTTCACCAACGGAACAGTTTGTTATTCAAGATTTACTGAATGATAAAGGGTTGTTAAGCACAGATTTAACAAACCAAAAGGATTTATTTTTATCAGAATCAGTAGGGTTATGGCTTGCGTACCTATTAGAAAAAGACGATCAAGCTCGTTTCAATGACCAGGTGAATGTCATGAAATCCTATTTTTTAACAAATGATATGATTGTCTGGAGAATAGAGGGCTCAAAAAAAGCTACGGTAAACGCCCTGATTGATGATTTACGAATCATTCGTGTTTTACTGGAAGCAGGTGAAAAATGGCATGATTCGTCTTACATACAATTGGGTAAAAACATGGGAGATCAGTTAGTTCAATATGGGATGAATCAAAATCTATTTGTCGATTATGTGGATGTTTATACTCATGATAAAGCCCAGACACTAACAATTAGCTATATTATGCCTTCTGCTTTCAAAGAAATGGAAAAATATGATGTGTTATCACAACAACAAGTTCAGCATCAGTTAGCAATTTTGCAAAATGCGCCACTCACTGAGGCAGGGTTTTTTCCAAAATATTATGATATTCCTTCTAAGAGCTATGTGTTTGATGAGGAACTACACATGATTGATCAATTGTATACGGCTTATCATCTGGCTTCAATGAATGGAGATACAGCCGCATTTAAAAACTGGCTGTTAAACCTTCTAAAAAGAGACGATAAATTGTATGGTCGATACAATGCACAAACAAACGAATCAACAGTTAGCTATGAATCACCAGCCGTTTATGCAATGGCAGCTCGTTATATGATTGCCTTAAATGAGCAGCAATTAGCACAACAGTTCATCGAAAAAATGTCAGCTTTGAAAGACCCTACAACAGGCTATGTTGATAAAAAAACGCAGTCAACGCATAGTTTTGATAATTTACTACCACTATTAGCAGAAAGGGAGGTAGAAAATGCGTACAACAATGACTAA
- a CDS encoding DUF2334 domain-containing protein, with amino-acid sequence MRSNYRLWFAIGMLCFYTFINQELVFAADSDKDVALIYVTSNQQPNEDVIALQAILQSYTSVNVVSIEDINKQKLQPYKRVVVMNAYPTKLPPQALSALNQFKGFVLLIGDNALQFSPFSKWQEGPVVELRAIGEESLHSPVRWNSLLPTDDSKIIQRALSVNQSYPFIISKDKWSFIGEFINKDTWSYQWPAIIGELLQLPKPQIHPGYIVLTDINMKTDVQKLKEVVMGFSEKKIPIALEVTPIFMDEHEKKSYHLHDNKKLLSYLQQLQKENYPFILSSSTTIPTERSLDYLVLRKIYPTVINGDSPLFKGSIQQGNQQLYLSKIDNRIIYPMTVGSIDSTDNLPLYPVQQEIERLLKVPSSIIGIQYPAYLNASYVEDLVAYLREHPQIEFFDFRHTKQQVTSENVSIVQDEKGKQTIHLSFSNLERLKISFDERPFELILWALVFIVSLFVTLFFISTLRLRITLRKRLFEERKTNG; translated from the coding sequence GTGCGCTCTAACTATCGTTTATGGTTCGCCATTGGAATGCTTTGTTTTTATACTTTCATCAACCAAGAGTTGGTCTTTGCAGCCGATTCTGATAAGGACGTAGCTTTGATCTATGTCACAAGTAACCAACAGCCAAATGAGGATGTAATCGCATTGCAAGCCATATTGCAGAGTTACACATCAGTAAATGTTGTTTCGATAGAAGATATCAACAAACAAAAGCTGCAACCATACAAACGCGTCGTTGTAATGAACGCCTACCCAACAAAACTTCCTCCTCAAGCACTGTCTGCACTGAATCAATTCAAAGGGTTCGTACTGTTGATAGGTGACAATGCGCTTCAATTTTCACCCTTTTCCAAATGGCAGGAAGGTCCAGTAGTGGAACTTAGAGCGATAGGAGAAGAAAGTTTACATAGCCCTGTGCGGTGGAACAGTTTACTACCAACCGATGATTCAAAAATAATCCAGAGGGCTTTATCAGTAAACCAATCCTATCCTTTTATCATCAGCAAGGACAAATGGTCATTTATTGGAGAATTCATCAATAAAGATACATGGTCCTATCAATGGCCTGCTATTATAGGCGAGCTTTTACAATTACCCAAGCCACAGATACATCCTGGCTATATTGTGTTAACAGATATTAATATGAAAACAGATGTGCAAAAGTTAAAAGAGGTAGTGATGGGATTTTCTGAAAAAAAAATACCCATTGCTCTTGAAGTCACACCCATTTTCATGGATGAGCATGAAAAAAAATCCTATCACTTGCACGACAATAAAAAATTATTAAGTTATTTGCAACAATTGCAAAAGGAAAATTATCCATTTATTCTTTCATCATCCACTACTATTCCAACTGAAAGAAGTCTTGATTATTTAGTACTTCGTAAAATTTATCCTACAGTCATCAATGGTGATAGCCCCTTATTTAAAGGGAGTATACAACAAGGAAATCAACAATTATATCTATCGAAAATTGACAATCGCATCATTTACCCGATGACGGTTGGGTCTATTGACAGTACGGACAATCTTCCTCTATATCCTGTCCAACAGGAAATAGAGCGATTATTAAAAGTGCCTAGCTCCATCATTGGTATTCAATATCCAGCCTATTTAAATGCTTCCTATGTAGAGGATCTTGTAGCTTATTTAAGGGAACATCCACAAATCGAATTTTTCGATTTCCGTCATACGAAACAGCAAGTAACATCAGAGAACGTTTCGATTGTGCAGGATGAAAAGGGTAAACAAACTATTCACTTATCGTTTTCGAACTTAGAACGATTAAAAATTTCATTTGATGAACGACCATTTGAGTTAATATTATGGGCGCTCGTTTTCATTGTTTCCCTATTTGTTACATTATTTTTTATAAGTACCTTACGTTTACGTATCACATTACGTAAGAGATTATTTGAGGAGAGGAAAACAAATGGCTAA